In a genomic window of bacterium:
- a CDS encoding right-handed parallel beta-helix repeat-containing protein — protein sequence MFAAVVSAQPMNGVYPVGSGGPGVDSFASVQAAANALNARGLGGDVQFPIAQAIYTGTVALHSVANSRTHKIRFLPKSAGATIDAGGSRFAFSVESTHNVTVQNLRFQGVRDTGSACIRFADSDSGSVWACRMVSDSAQTGLLVERAVNFHLDTSRVEGTMRSSGSRGLDFRDCWSASVRKCSILGTLNTGVSITGGGDNMTMMTGIKAASDTGFRVVNSPRISVAGCSVHDSTDNGLYAVNCASAHFDSCLTYGTHKQAAYFESCDSISSNAMMDAGTSRKAVTLLRCNDCHFMRLTLQSGPIRGLELDHSPGCVIDSLQVVSVNSDTAVGVLLDSSPGCSFRWAELYGGYGTGFSVSRSSGTRFAHAKLHGAAAVAAMALSQSSGVSVQPCSLVCAAPVSVVLGDSCNDDTLARMTILGTTQVGISALNCRGPVVANSCIKGWNDLGVTFRNVQSPRLYYNTIVGKDSAGNVAVDLANVTGAEARDNIVWNRGRYGSTCYDISEAFPFAPGASDNNDLCTSDSGSVARVNETAYATLAAWRAYPATPDAHSLSRDPLFVTGDNYHLSSSSPCRDSGIPIAGFPYDIELDRRDSLSPDIGADEYTPGAVSEAQPLRQPLRFELRGSPTNRGYVTLVAGPQAGDRLDIAVVDVAGRTVLKRQVIATGSQQRVELGNLRSGVYLVRVSEGNLSSALKLVVER from the coding sequence TTGTTCGCGGCCGTGGTTTCTGCCCAGCCTATGAACGGAGTCTACCCGGTCGGGTCAGGCGGGCCGGGAGTGGACAGTTTCGCCTCGGTACAGGCCGCGGCCAACGCGCTGAACGCACGCGGGCTGGGCGGCGACGTCCAGTTCCCGATTGCGCAGGCAATCTACACCGGCACAGTCGCGCTGCACAGCGTGGCCAACAGCCGCACCCACAAGATTCGGTTCCTGCCCAAGTCCGCGGGCGCGACGATTGACGCGGGTGGCTCCAGGTTTGCCTTCTCGGTCGAGAGCACGCACAACGTCACGGTGCAGAATCTGCGTTTCCAGGGCGTGCGAGATACCGGTAGCGCGTGCATCCGGTTCGCCGACTCCGATTCCGGTTCGGTCTGGGCCTGCCGGATGGTATCGGACTCGGCGCAGACCGGGCTTTTGGTGGAGCGGGCGGTTAACTTCCACCTCGACACTTCGCGCGTGGAGGGAACGATGCGCTCTTCGGGAAGCCGCGGCCTCGACTTCCGGGACTGCTGGTCCGCCTCGGTCCGCAAGTGCTCGATACTCGGCACGCTCAACACCGGCGTCTCGATTACCGGCGGCGGTGACAACATGACGATGATGACCGGCATCAAAGCCGCAAGCGATACCGGGTTCCGCGTCGTGAACTCACCACGCATTTCGGTGGCCGGATGCTCAGTTCATGATTCGACCGACAACGGACTGTACGCGGTCAACTGCGCGTCGGCGCATTTCGACAGTTGCCTGACGTACGGTACGCACAAACAGGCGGCCTACTTCGAGTCCTGCGACTCCATCAGCTCGAACGCGATGATGGATGCCGGGACCTCGCGGAAGGCGGTCACGCTTCTTCGCTGCAACGACTGCCACTTCATGCGCTTGACCCTCCAGAGCGGGCCGATCCGCGGCCTTGAACTAGACCACTCGCCGGGCTGCGTCATCGACAGCCTGCAGGTGGTGAGTGTGAACAGCGACACGGCGGTCGGCGTGCTGCTCGACTCGTCGCCGGGCTGCTCGTTCCGCTGGGCCGAGCTCTACGGCGGCTACGGTACAGGCTTCAGCGTCAGCCGTTCCTCCGGCACGCGGTTCGCCCATGCCAAGCTGCACGGCGCCGCCGCAGTCGCAGCAATGGCCCTCAGCCAGAGCAGCGGCGTGAGCGTACAGCCCTGTTCGCTGGTCTGCGCCGCCCCGGTTTCGGTCGTGCTGGGCGATAGCTGCAACGACGACACGCTCGCGCGGATGACGATACTGGGCACGACGCAGGTCGGCATCTCGGCTCTGAACTGCCGCGGCCCGGTCGTGGCCAATAGCTGCATCAAGGGTTGGAACGACCTCGGCGTCACCTTCCGCAACGTTCAATCGCCACGGCTCTACTACAACACGATTGTCGGAAAGGACAGCGCTGGAAATGTGGCAGTTGACCTCGCCAACGTAACCGGGGCCGAGGCCAGAGACAACATCGTCTGGAACCGGGGTCGGTATGGTTCCACCTGTTACGATATTTCCGAAGCGTTTCCATTCGCTCCCGGCGCAAGTGACAACAACGACCTGTGTACTTCGGACAGCGGCAGCGTGGCCCGCGTGAACGAGACTGCGTACGCGACGCTGGCCGCTTGGCGCGCGTACCCGGCGACGCCGGATGCGCACAGCCTGTCGCGCGACCCGCTATTCGTGACCGGGGACAACTACCATCTCTCCTCCTCGTCGCCCTGCCGTGATTCGGGGATTCCGATTGCCGGGTTCCCCTACGACATCGAGCTTGACCGGCGCGACTCGCTCTCGCCGGACATCGGCGCGGACGAGTACACGCCCGGCGCGGTCAGCGAGGCGCAGCCGCTACGCCAGCCTCTACGTTTCGAGCTGCGTGGCAGCCCGACGAACCGGGGATACGTTACTCTTGTTGCCGGCCCGCAAGCCGGTGACCGCCTGGACATCGCGGTCGTTGATGTTGCCGGCCGCACCGTGCTAAAGCGCCAAGTCATCGCCACCGGCTCGCAGCAAAGGGTCGAACTCGGGAACCTGCGGTCCGGCGTCTATCTGGTCAGAGTCAGCGAAGGGAACCTATCTTCCGCGCTCAAACTAGTGGTCGAGCGATAG